gcagcaaatcctctgtctgtgcccacaaggagaagcgtaattgacgttaaaatagatggcgtacctgtccaagcactcgtcgacactggagcccacgtatctgtgatgagggTTAGCCTACGTAGATGTTTCaaaaaggtcctcaccccagcagctgcccgagtgcttcgtgtggccgacggcggcgtgctggttgttcttggaatgtgtactgcgtaTTTAAGTATAGCCTgctgccctacttctgttctctttgctgtggtcgacaactgccctcacgacgttatccttggattggactttttatccactcatgcTGCTTTCATTGACTGCGCGAccagcgttcttcagttagaactgcctcaactcgccgatgctctgaGCACCaacccaccgcacttgtgctcgcttcacgatgtgcgtctgtcacctgaggcagttACTTACATCACTTTGACCgctcagccacaggttcctgacggcgAATATGTGCTTTGCCCCATCATCGACGAGTTTTTGAACCGGAATGTTGTTCTTCATACGCTGGTCACAGTTACTAAAATGATGTCGTTGTACCGCTTctaaatttcagcctgtgccctcaagtgatttcggccggcatgttcttggacaGCGTTTCTATTGGTTCTGATTTGGacattgaaagtctgaatgccgagagtggtttgttagtgccaattgcagctcacagctctggttccttaacggatgacctcgctaaaatgattgcacctgacctcacctggGCACAGGCCACGGGCATACGTCTCCtacttgaatcgtacagtgacatctttgattccggcgacaggcctttaggccaaacatctgttgttcaccaccgtataaacactggagacacgtatcctcttcgtcggcgtccctatcgtgtattgcatgctgaacgtcgagtcatccattCAGAAGTGGACAATATTCTCCACAAAGGTGTCAttgagccatcagccagcccttgggcttcgcctgttgtccttgtgaaaaaaaaaagatggtacctggcgtttttgtgTCAACTATTGCCACTTAAACAAggtcacgcgaaaagacgtctacccactgcgATAGACTGCTTGCACGGCGCTAAATACCTCTTGTCCATCGATCTttgatccggctattggcagatttcaGTTAATGAAATGGaccgccggatggcttatatcagttcaaagtcaagccctttggcctatgcaatgccccagcgacatttgaacgtatgatggactcttctgcgaggctacaaatggaccacctgtctttgttacctttacagcattattgttttttctcccactttCAGCAGCCACATTACCCGACttgctgccattcttgcggtctactgaaaagccggcctccaactgaagtTCATGAAGTGTCAATatgggcgccgtcagattaccgtgttgggacacctcgttgaggCATCCGTGTATCAATATACCTCGTTCAAGTGATATAGTTCTGCATGCAATGACACTAACATTTTTCTTCGGTCACAACTTTTTGAACACTGTAGTAATTGCAAACAAATATTTGTCTGAACTATCAGTATGGATAAACATGAATGAGCTCCAGCTAAAtgtgcaagaaagaaaatttattgTTTTTAAATCTAAAAATAATATTGTACCCTTCGATCCTGTACTCACTTTCAGAATGGAAAAATATAGAATGTGTGAGCTTTACACATTTTCTTGAAGTGGTATTTAGTGAACAGTTAACCTTGACTGAGCATATTAATTACTTGCGTACCAAAATATCACACACATACGGTCTAATACAGAGGTTAAGGCTTTTACCAAGCTGACTGAAAAAAACGTATATTTTACCCTTATCCAGTCACTTCATTTCTGCTTATCTGTTTGGGGTagaagaacataaaaaaaagctATTAGAGCAGTCATTAATATTCCCGACACTTCAAGTACGCAAGAACACTGGCGACGACTCTAAACATACATAAGTTAGTAACAGTTCGACAGGCGATAGATGCTTATTACTTGATCCACAGCAAACCTAACCTTAGCTTTTGTTCACATGCACAGCCTTGTGCTGTTTACAAACTGCGGTATGTTTCTTGCAGGATTCCTGAGGTTAGAGCTAACTGTGAGCTTCAAACATTTGAACATACCATTATAATAACTTTCCTGAAGAAtaacaaagaaaatgaaaatataaCACATGATTTCCCAAGCACAATACTTAACAAAACAGAAGTTATAGATCTATTACTTAGGTCATAACACATAAATTCAACCTATTATAGTCTTAATGTGGCTGATTACTTATTTTTGAGTGCTGTCGGTGATGCTCATTTTCACAGCTGTAATTGAAACATTGATTATGTCAAAATATTTATACACTGCAAAGAATGGTGGATGTTCTTTTTTGGAGCAATTCTAATGCTGCCATACGAGGAAGCTTGTTGCAGTCTCAAATGCACTGCAGGAGGGTAGGCCTCATCAGGCACACACCCTTTAGCCTCTTCCCTGATGTGGCAATGCATGTTTGGATGATGTATGTGAAAAGTGAATCTTACGATAAACTTTCAAAATAGGAGGGTTTCAAGTCTGATGACTGAGGAATGAAGGTGAAGACTCATCTAAAGAAAGCGATTGAATAGTACTAGCAGTGGTGTACCAAAAGTTTACTGTGCAAATAGGAGGCTTAATTTTGCTATCTTATGTTAAGCTGATGTGAACAAAGAGATGTATAGTGATGCAACTTCTGttatctctttctttcattcatgATTGTAGCAAATAAACTTAATTTTCTCCATGACACTGTGAATCTTGCTCATTTGGCATAAATGAAGTATTTGCCTGATGTTAAGATTGCGTAGAATTTTTACTATAATTTCATGTAGTAAACAAAATGATGTGCAATTGGCCGAGCCAATTACTTTTTATGCTTCTGTGGGCAGGGAGGCACAATGGCTTCTTACCAACAGTCAAGCACAAGGAGTTGCAGCAGAGCATCCTCAATCATTGTGACAGTTGTGACTTTGCTATTGGTATCCTGTCCCCACTCATTACACACAAGTGCAAACACCTGGGAGAGAAGCCACTTAATTGGCACTTCTGCCATCAGAGCGTTTCACACAAGTGGAGCTTCGAAGGGCCCCTCTGAGGTCTGGCTTTCGTGAACTGGTGAACTTAATGCATACAATGCATGCTAACGATAGCGTCTGCAAAGTAGTACATCACTAAGCATTGCAAAAAGGGCgcaaatttcaaaccaaactctGTGTGCCTTTCGCCACACAGCCACCAAATTCTCAGCTGCTGAGTTGCCTTAATCTCACAAGTGCGCCTACATAAATTACAGTACTGTGATGTCAATCACAGTGATATGTGACTTTGAGAATTGTTTAAGGCAACGTCATctatttgtttgatctgttgcttcaataaacGATTTAATGATCAGAGAAATTATATATAAcctacaaactgaatgtctgcgagTCTTTGTTTTATTCCATGCCATAGCTAGAGAGACATACTTTcgctttgtctgcttgtttcCACATTGTGCAGTCGTTTCGTGCAGAAAATAAAACTGCCTTCCATTTTTTTACCCGGTTATAATGCGCAATTGTGCTCTTTGATTTGCTTGTCTGCCTCTGTGCTCGTGACTGTAGCATTGATTTATACCATTAATCAGGTTTTCTAACATTGAATACCTGAGCAGAGCACGAGGAGTAGAGTGCATGTCAACTTGTTTCACCTTGAACACGACCGTAACTGAAGATGTCATACTTTGTTAAGTCTATAAGGACAGCACTGAGAAAAGCCCAAGTTAAATAATCTTCTCGGGTGAAGATTGGCTAGATCACTCAGAGAAGTTTGCCGTATTTTGGCACGTATTACCCACACCAAAAATCGTACAATTTTCACAGTAAGGACAAGGCCAGGGTGCAGATTGCAGAAATTTCGATTTGAAGTTTGGTTTCATGGCAGCACAGCGTCTGCTGCCACAAAGCCATACCTCAGAGCTAGGTTCTTGCTACTCAAACTTTCATTATCTCCTGGGGAACCCTGCCGTCTTTCCACCCGTGTGTCAAAGCTCCCTTATGCCCTTCTTCATTTTTGGTCATTATCTTGCTCTGTACGGGCTACCATTTTGCTTTTAGCAGTTACTGAATAGTGCACACGGTGCCGGAAAAGTGTAACTTGGATCACGATAAGCTGTGCTCAGCGGCCCAGCAGAGTCTACGAAAGCAGTGGAACAGTCAGTGGCTGAAGATACGGCATGCACAAGTCGTTTATCCCCAAATGGATACTGTTTATGTTACCATCTGAGGGCTGTATGCAGTTACTTCAATTGGTTatacacgcattttttttttttcctttctgggCTGTTTTGAAAGCATTGTGAAACATTCCAGCAAACAAATAAACATGGACGAGGAGAGAAGGACAACAAGAATGCCGGTTCTTGTTGTCCTTCTCTGCTCGTCCCTGTTTATTTGAGTGCTAGAAGAATTATTCATAATTTTATTgaagaccaactagcccacccGTCCATGCTTCGAGACTGTTCGGAAAGAAGGTGTGGGTTTTACATGTTGGCGGATTATATGGAGGAAAATACAGTACTTCCTAGTCGGCTCCTTGCAATCTCAACTTATGAAAACGTTGCCAAAATTCAGCATGTGATCAAGAAAAAAACCCACTGATTAAATCTCTTATGAGACAATTTTGTTGTGCCATCGAATTGTAACAAGTTTTGCAAATAGTGTCAGTGGCCTCTGGGCCTCGAGTGCTCATTGAGGATGAGGGAACGAGCTCGATTAAAGCATCTTTAAACACTGCACATTCTCTTATGATGTAATTTTTCGCCTTTCtgcaaaattatttttcttgGTGTACTTCACAGATAGGGTCGGGAAGCATTCAGATGCAGAAATATTGGGtaaattaaaaaggaaaaaggaCCGTTAGGAGTTGTCTGTTTCGTCATGCTTAAATTGACTCTCAAGATTtcccaaataaaaaagaaaataaagctagTCATTAAATTTGTCATCTGCGTTCTTTTTTTTGGCATTTCATAGTAACTTTCACttgcttttgtttcatttgtgcAGCATCGAGGCCTTCTATTTCTCCATCAACTGCCAAATGTGACAACTCAAAGCAAGGATGCCTTCACCGATATCAATTATGTGACTACGAGACTGATAAACTGTCTCATCTGGAAACACATGCCAATGTCCATACGGGCGAGAAGCCACTTCATTGCCCTTTATGCCCTCAGAGCTTTTCACAAGAAGTCCACCAGAAAAGTTACCTATGCACCGACACAGGCGAGAAGTCATTTCGGtgtccttcatgctctcggagttTCTCACGAAAAATTTACCTGAAAGAGCACCTGTGTGAGTTCACAGGTGAGATGCCATTTCAAtgtccttcatgctctcggagcttctcacgtAAGGCCAGCCTTATAGTCCACTTGCGCactcacacaggcgagaagccatatcagtgtccTTCATGCTTGCGGAGCTTTTCAGAAAAGTACAACCTTATGAGACACATACGCATCCACACAGGTGAGAGGCcgtatcagtgcccttcatgctctcagagcttctctgAAAAGGGCAAGCTTATgaaacacctgcgcacccacacggGTGAGAAGCcgtatcagtgcccttcatgctcgcAGAGCTTCTCAGAAAAGGGCAACCTTATAAAGCACctacgcacccacacaggtgagaagccatatcagtgcccttcatgctctctcAGCTTCTCACTTAAAAGCCACATGAAAaaccacctgcgcacccacacaggtgagaagccatttcattgTCCTTCGTGCCTTAAGAGCTTCATACGAAAGACCAGCCTGATATGCCACCTACgaacccacacaggcgagaagccctatcagtgcccttcatgctctcggagttTCTCGTTAAAGGGTGCCCTGAACATACATCAGCGCATTCATACAGGTGACCGGCCATACAGTTGCACCATCTGTTCCAGGTCCTTTACGCAGTCTAATCACTTGAGCAGACATAAGAGAGCACAGCACCCTGATAGTGTAGGGTAGGTCAACAACCATGTTGAAGTAGAGTTTGAATTAAAGATCTACAGACGTGTGGCTTGCTGCATAGCATTATACTGCATCAAGTAACACAAGTGCCTTCATGTGCCCTTAAAGGGGCCGTTAAACACTTTTTTTCGGGTCACCATATTTGCTCTAGATCTTTTCGCAGCATGTCATAGAACATAGAGTAAAAGAAATTGTG
Above is a genomic segment from Dermacentor andersoni chromosome 8, qqDerAnde1_hic_scaffold, whole genome shotgun sequence containing:
- the LOC129386808 gene encoding uncharacterized protein isoform X1, with protein sequence MVLLQRIWNDGPTSAMSVAESITAETTRDALSKVVGQVEVGMQCSLPLADKSVGCSFKAWSVSRSMQTTETLDHLSFTLASRPSISPSTAKCDNSKQGCLHRYQLCDYETDKLSHLETHANVHTGEKPLHCPLCPQSFSQEVHQKSYLCTDTGEKSFRCPSCSRSFSRKIYLKEHLCEFTGEMPFQCPSCSRSFSRKASLIVHLRTHTGEKPYQCPSCLRSFSEKYNLMRHIRIHTGERPYQCPSCSQSFSEKGKLMKHLRTHTGEKPYQCPSCSQSFSEKGNLIKHLRTHTGEKPYQCPSCSLSFSLKSHMKNHLRTHTGEKPFHCPSCLKSFIRKTSLICHLRTHTGEKPYQCPSCSRSFSLKGALNIHQRIHTGDRPYSCTICSRSFTQSNHLSRHKRAQHPDSVG
- the LOC129386808 gene encoding uncharacterized protein isoform X2, giving the protein MSVAESITAETTRDALSKVVGQVEVGMQCSLPLADKSVGCSFKAWSVSRSMQTTETLDHLSFTLASRPSISPSTAKCDNSKQGCLHRYQLCDYETDKLSHLETHANVHTGEKPLHCPLCPQSFSQEVHQKSYLCTDTGEKSFRCPSCSRSFSRKIYLKEHLCEFTGEMPFQCPSCSRSFSRKASLIVHLRTHTGEKPYQCPSCLRSFSEKYNLMRHIRIHTGERPYQCPSCSQSFSEKGKLMKHLRTHTGEKPYQCPSCSQSFSEKGNLIKHLRTHTGEKPYQCPSCSLSFSLKSHMKNHLRTHTGEKPFHCPSCLKSFIRKTSLICHLRTHTGEKPYQCPSCSRSFSLKGALNIHQRIHTGDRPYSCTICSRSFTQSNHLSRHKRAQHPDSVG